Genomic DNA from Leucobacter triazinivorans:
GCGTGCGCCGATTCGCGCAGTGCGAGATCGCCGGACGAGTGCCCGCCCTCCTCGTTCACCAGCCTGAAGTCGTCGAAGTCGATGATGACGAGGGTCACGGGGAGGCCGCGGCGCGCCGCGCGCTGGCGCAGGCGCTGCGCGGCCCCGCGGAGACCGCGCCTATTGAGCACGCCCGTGAGCGGGTCGGTGGCGGCCTGCGTGCGCACCTGCCGACGCACGAGACGCGCGCCGGCGAAGGTGAACAGTGCGATCAGCACTGCGTAGCTCACGAGCGTGAGCGGCGAGCCGACCCCCGCTCCGAGGGAGGGATTCCACACCAGCGTCAAGCAGACGCGCAGCGCGCTCAGCGCCATGAAGGGGACGGCGATGCGCGCGGGGAAGAACCACCCGATGTAGAGTGCGGAGAGGGGCAGCGCGAGCAGCGCGTTGATCTCGGCGTGGGTGTGATGCGAGAACACGAGGAAGTAGGTCGACCACGCTTCGATCCCCACCGCCAGGATCAGCCCCAGCTGCCGCGAGTAGAGCCGCCCGAGGGCCAGGGGCACGGCCGCGCCCAGGGTGTACAGCACGAGCCACCACGTCACGATGTCGCGCTGGATCTCGGGATGCCCCACGACGAGGTCTACGGCGAAGACCAGCGCCAGGAGCAGCGAGATCATGGAGCTGACGAACGAGAAGGGCGTCTGCCAGCGCACGAATCGCGAGGCGAGCACGCGTGCGCGCTCGACGCCGTGCGCCCAGGCACTCGGCCGATCGGAGTGCCGCCTATGCACGCAGATCACCCCGCTTGCGGTGCTTCTGCTCGTAGAGCGCGCTGTCGGCGCGGGCCAGCAGCTCATCCGCCGTATCCCCGGGCACCGCCTCGGCGATCCCCCACGACCACGCGTTCACGGACCCCTGCTGCAGCCGCTGCACCACCGCGGTGCCCCCGGCGGCGTCCACCCCGGGCAGCAGCAGCACGAACTCGTCGCCGCCGATCCGGGCGACCACGTCGCCCGAGCGCATCTCCTCGCGCCAGGACTCGACGGTCGAGATGAGCGCCGCATCG
This window encodes:
- a CDS encoding sensor domain-containing diguanylate cyclase, yielding MHRRHSDRPSAWAHGVERARVLASRFVRWQTPFSFVSSMISLLLALVFAVDLVVGHPEIQRDIVTWWLVLYTLGAAVPLALGRLYSRQLGLILAVGIEAWSTYFLVFSHHTHAEINALLALPLSALYIGWFFPARIAVPFMALSALRVCLTLVWNPSLGAGVGSPLTLVSYAVLIALFTFAGARLVRRQVRTQAATDPLTGVLNRRGLRGAAQRLRQRAARRGLPVTLVIIDFDDFRLVNEEGGHSSGDLALRESAHAWRELVGMRGAWDRSNGIVARIGGDEFVLLLPLGLDAAESLLRHAQQTARHSWTWGAVLVEPDEALESATGRADSALYRSKQRR